Proteins co-encoded in one Malus domestica chromosome 09, GDT2T_hap1 genomic window:
- the LOC103411543 gene encoding 23 kDa jasmonate-induced protein-like, which produces MADNVFGDAINNETLSRMPEYQRTRLNRARMALSMKDVGEKSLNARTYVEKLKEQSGDGVATLCLVYNATGDTIRYAYKKDWFGEIWKTCQYPPQIANGQWGAFLHVKIAGDPSGSNAAVVYRGLNNVSDDCDWMLSWSNPWNTIRYDNTVYTEVRKAGGFDTAWDEIYKEFRTVRANLKHKSNGCVSIMETGKDTSPIVKAILTLEHAEEAKPTSGHA; this is translated from the exons ATGGCCGATAACGTTTTTGGCGACGCCATCAACAATGAAACTTTGAGTAGGATGCCGGAGTATCAAAGAACAAGATTAAACAGGGCACGCATGGCATTGAGTATGAAAGATGTCGGTGAGAAGAGCCTCAACGCTCGAACATATGTGGAGAAACTGAAGGAGCAGTCTGGCGACGGAGTCGCCACACTCTGCCTTGTTTACAATGCAACTGGGGACACCATAAGATATGCTTATAAGAAAGATTGGTTTGGGGAGATCTGGAAGACGTGCCAATACCCACCACAGATTGCAAATGGTCAGTGGGGTGCGTTTCTGCACGTCAAAATTGCCGGAGATCCTTCTGGGTCCAATGCTGCTGTTGTGTATCGAGGCCTAAATAATGTTAGCGACGACTGCGACTGGATGTTGTCTTGGAGCAACCCATGGAACACGATTCGCTATGACAACACG GTCTATACAGAGGTTCGCAAAGCTGGCGGCTTTGATACTGCTTGGGACGAAATCTATAAAGAATTTAGGACAGTTCGTGCGAACCTAAAGCACAAATCGAATGGATGCGTGTCAATCATGGAAACTGGCAAGGACACTTCCCCAATTGTTAAGGCAATACTCACTTTAGAACATGCCGAAGAAGCAAAACCCACTTCAGGACATGCCTAA